One part of the Desulfonema ishimotonii genome encodes these proteins:
- a CDS encoding tetratricopeptide repeat protein — translation MKRVFIFCLLWLALLTFGCSDKRAETLFETAELEELQNNPDHACQLYEELITTYPESKYARSARKRLDALGR, via the coding sequence ATGAAGCGTGTATTTATTTTCTGTCTGCTGTGGCTCGCCCTGCTGACCTTCGGCTGCTCAGACAAAAGGGCGGAAACACTTTTTGAGACGGCAGAACTGGAGGAGTTGCAAAACAATCCGGATCACGCCTGTCAGCTCTATGAGGAACTCATCACCACATATCCGGAAAGCAAATACGCCCGGAGCGCCCGGAAGCGGCTGGACGCATTGGGGAGATAA